The Vidua chalybeata isolate OUT-0048 chromosome 21, bVidCha1 merged haplotype, whole genome shotgun sequence genome contains a region encoding:
- the MED22 gene encoding mediator of RNA polymerase II transcription subunit 22 isoform X3, with protein MHVRAANIVRAGESLMKLVSDLKQFLILNDFPSVNEAINQRNQQLRSLQEECDKKLIALRDEISIDLYELEEEYYSSSYSLCDSNDLPLCEAYWRQDFATLSPESLSMPLAAATAEQSVATSQSSTPSHPHVNGHGAGPAEHS; from the exons GTCCGAGCTGGCGAGTCCCTGATGAAACTTGTGTCTGACCTGAAGCAGTTCTTGATCCTCAATGATTTCCCCTCTGTGAACGAGGCCATCAACCAGCGCAACCAGCAGCTGAGGAGTCTGCAGGAGGAGTGTGACAAGAAGCTGATTGCACTGCGGGATGAGATCTCCATTGACCTGTACGAGCTAGAAGAAGAATATTACTCTTCCAG CTACAGTCTGTGTGACAGCAATGATCTCCCACTGTGCGAAGCCTACTGGAGACAAGACTTTGCCACGCTGTCCCCCGAGAGCCTCTCGATGCCTCTGGCAGCTGCCACAGCCGAGCAGAGCGTTGCCACCTCGCAGAGTTCCACCCCGTCGCACCCGCACGTGAACGGGCACGGGGCGGGCCCCGCCGAGCATTCCTGA